In the Oncorhynchus nerka isolate Pitt River linkage group LG2, Oner_Uvic_2.0, whole genome shotgun sequence genome, one interval contains:
- the si:dkey-81j8.6 gene encoding serine/threonine-protein kinase 10 isoform X2, translated as MASLLMRIFRLGPEKKRVKHYENLRRDVDPRETWDTQGELGDGAFGKVYKAQNHTTGALTAAKVMEVRNEEQLDDYITEIDILAACRHNNILGLLDAIFFEGWLWILVEFCPGGALDDIMLELERGLSEQQISEVCCQTLQALCYLHQHHIIHRDLKAGNILLTMEGHVKLADFGVSAKNIHTLQKRATFIGTPYWMAPEVIQCETSKENPYGPKADVWSLGVTLIEAAEMEPPHHSLNPMRVLLKITKSPPPTLSNPRLWSSHFQDFLRRALQKNPEARWGAQQLLAHPFPCAGRDGRALKELIAEAKAEVMEETASLIDHGGSLDEDTIVGSDGGTAQSEKGQEEETMQVPEKPQEGPSIIQAGMSPPPPPPNPDPVSSSTPVKDGGTAGTRVETPNTDRARKLARRLSVWEPGTFLSFLTTGSRRCKSGLWGDTLSNPANQTQQNKEDSPTGQSEEQEVTHPAGERDAGDAEKDLCENVGRGSLEGGITQPIPETNDTGDDAEEKVEGQKKEKDEISNDCEAQDLDLEVVSSSEQEIVGIHTDMNQNSTNDSVGDALDSDNKQPITEAQCSVKEIGILKSETNNDTKHRVEEAPRQLVHKQSPLVIALSLEMPRPSTKERGETQHSVLDFLDLSTHNHFKLATSGKAEEETKQSKDEMTEGTKEEIQKERGEEEQEQDKDEKILEENELHAKRDEEAEHEGSMVEERDKMQINKEGIQDKTYVEEEQEVKVELKTSKGETSNCPDIEKTPDKGMDLKEHEASPEMEDGESKSDIEETVQSEQTGEIQTETEKQRSESTMEVETSEKEKSLRADTEDKILDIKVTECENVERAEDRTVGKDEQSKEEDLGLESDDIVIIQAQESNMIIKQEPKEERNKQEDSKGEEKMTDPPTGEPMMRVNLTLESNSGREEGGKEEGGKKLEEGGKEEEAGQTQLNILTEQSSTRSQGTTTDTVHLNSASNGNWHQVTDNKPKMAAIDDQADMTEKDNSTMTVSTMSRPVEELIHNRKTVKRTRKFMVDGREVSVTTSKVLKETDGKERRMRSARRQELQALKLLQREEQREYSQMEQRLQQQREMMFRQIAQEMTSKKQYYDGELERVEKQYVQQSSRMETEHTARLREDARRLKSQQERELNRKAAVLKAQPREEARYLQKQQQELNETLQKGVQEHKRKVASMEWDITVKTQQLKRARESVIWEMEQRHLQEKYHLFKQQVKEQYSLQRQQLTKRHSKDTDRASQFHRALLDEQRAQQAQERTQLQRAQRTEAKARLAHFKQELKTLGLSGQEHRQRLTLFMSEEEGIQRAERQSLQQVHEGQLREVQEQCDGNMTELQELQNEKLQLLVDMEKKKIRRLEDEHTLELNEWKDKLACRKEVLEEDLARRRREKEGAKRRGSEPESRFAPRRSRFFSSLNFS; from the exons ATGGCATCCCTTCTGATGCGTATCTTTCGTTTGGGCCCGGAGAAGAAGAGGGTGAAGCATTATGAGAACCTCCGGAGAGACGTGGACCCTCGAGAGACCTGGGACACCCAGGGGGAGCTGGGAGACGGGGCCTTTGGGAAGGTCTACAAG GCCCAGAACCACACCACTGGGGCCCTGACTGCTGCTAAAGTGATGGAGGTACGCAACGAGGAGCAGCTTGACGACTATATCACCGAGATCGACATCCTGGCAGCCTGCCGCCATAACAACATCCTTGGGTTGTTGGACGCCATCTTCTTTGAGGGTTGGCTGTGG ATCCTGGTTGAGTTCTGCCCAGGGGGGGCCTTGGATGACATCATGTTAG AGCTGGAGCGGGGCCTGTCTGAGCAGCAGATCAGTGAGGTATGCTGTCAGACCCTGCAGGCTCTGTGCTACCTCCACCAGCACCACATCATCCATAGAGACCTGAAGGCAGGCAACATCCTCCTCACCATGGAGGGACACGTCAAACTGG CCGACTTCGGAGTGTCTGCCAAAAACATACACACCCTCCAGAAAAGAGCCACTTTCATTGGAACCCCTTACTG GATGGCTCCAGAGGTGATCCAGTGTGAGACCTCCAAGGAGAACCCGTATGGCCCCAAGGCGGATGTCTGGTCCCTGGGCGTGACGCTGATCGAGGCTGCAGAGATGGAGCCCCCTCACCACTCACTCAACCCTATGAGGGTCCTGCTCAAGATCACCAAGtcccccccacccaccctcaGCAACCCACGCCTCTG GTCCTCCCATTTCCAGGACTTCCTGCGGAGAGCGCTGCAGAAGAACCCTGAGGCCCGGTGGGGAGCCCAGCAGCTCCTGGCACACCCCTTCCCCTGCGCTGGACGGGATGGTCGAGCCCTGAAGGAACTCATCGCCGAGGCCAAGGCTGAGGTGATGGAGGAGACAGCG TCCCTGATCGACCATGGGGGCTCTCTAGACGAGGACACGATTGTGGGGTCGGATGGAGGGACTGCCCAGTCTGAGAAGGGGCAGGAAGAAGAGACAATGCAGGTACCAGAGAAACCTCAGGAGGGCCCATCTATCATACAGGCTGGTATGagtccaccaccacctccacccaaccctgacccagtctcttcctccaccCCAGTGAAAGATGGGGGCACCGCTGGGACCAGGGTGGAGACTCCCAACACGGACAGGGCCAGAAAGTTGGCCAGGCGTCTGTCGGTCTGGGAGCCAGggacctttctctcctttctgacCACCGGGTCTCGGCGCTGCAAGTCCGGTCTCTGGGGAGACACACTCTCAAATCCAGCCAATCAGACCCAACAGAACAAGGAGGACAGtcccactggccaatcagaagaGCAGGAAGTGACACatccagcaggagagagagatgcaggggatGCGGAGAAGGATCTGTGTGAGAATGTTGGGAGGGGCAGCTTGGAGGGAGGGATCACTCAACCCATCCCTGAAACAAATGACACAGGAGATGATGCAGAAGAAAAGGTTGAGGGGCAGAAAAAAGAGAAGGATGAAATTTCAAATGACTGTGAGGCCCAAGACCTTGACCTGGAAGTGGTTTCTTCTTCTGAACAGGAAATAGTAGGCATCCACACTGATATGAACCAAAACAGTACCAATGACTCTGTTGGTGATGCACTTGACTCAGACAATAAACAACCAATTACTGAGGCTCAATGTTCAGTTAAGGAAATTGGTATCCTTAAATCAGAAACAAATAATGATACTAAGCATAGGGTAGAAGAAGCTCCTCGCCAGTTAGTGCACAAACAAAGTCCACTGGTTATAGCCTTGTCTTTGGAAATGCCCCGCCCATCcacaaaagagagaggagaaacccAGCACTCAGTGCTAGACTTTCTGGATCTCTCCACTCATAACCACTTCAAGCTGGCCACCAGTGGGAAAGCTGAGGAAGAGACAAAACAGAGCAAAGACGAGATGACGGAAGGGACCAAGGAGGAAATacaaaaggagaggggagaggaggagcaggagcaggacaagGATGAGAAGATTTTAGAAGAGAACGAACTACATGCTAAGAGAGATGAAGAGGCAGAGCACGAGGGGAGTATGGTAGAAGAAAGGGATAAGATGCAGATAAATAAAGAAGGAATACAAGACAAGACATATGTAGAAGAAGAACAGGAGGTCAAGGTGGAGTTAAAGACAAGCAAGGGAGAGACAAGCAACTGTCCAGACATTGAGAAAACTCCAGACAAAGGAATGGACTTAAAAGAACATGAAGCAAGTCCTGAAATGGAGGACGGAGAATCTAAGAGTGATATTGAAGAGACTGTACAATCAGAACAAACAGGAGAAATACAGACTGAAACAGAGAAGCAAAGAAGTGAATCAACAATGGAAGTTGAGACCAGTGAGAAGGAGAAGAGTTTGAGGGCAGACACAGAAGATAAAATCCTTGATATCAAAGTGACTGAATGTGAAAatgtagagagagcagaggacagaACAGTGGGAAAAGATGAACAGAGTAAAGAGGAGGACCTTGGATTAGAAAGTGATGACATTGTGATTATCCAAGCACAAGAATCCAATATGATCATAAAGCAGGAACCGAAAGAAGAGAGAAACAAACAAGAAGACAGtaagggagaagagaagatgacTGACCCCCCAACTGGAGAACCTATGATGAGGGTAAACTTGACCTTGGAGTCAAAtagtgggagggaggaaggagggaaagaggaaggagggaagaagCTGGAGGAAGGAGgtaaggaggaggaggcaggtcaGACCCAATTAAACATATTGACCGAACAGAGCTCAACTAGATCTCAGGGAACAACTACAGACACAGTACACCTGAACTCAGCATCAAATGGAAACTGGCACCAAGTGACAGACAATAAACCCAAGATGGCTGCCATTGATGACCAAGCTGACATGACAGAGAAAGACAACTCAACAATGACAGTCTCAACAATGTCAAGACCTGTAGAG GAGTTGATCCATAACAGGAAGACGGTCAAAAGGACCCGGAAGTTCATGGTGGACGGCCGAGAGGTCAGCGTCACCACGTCAAAGGTCCTGAAAGAGACCGATGGGAAAGAGCGGCGCATGCGGTCTGCCAG GCGCCAGGAGCTGCAGGCTTTAAAGCTCCTtcagagggaggagcagagagagtacTCCCAGATGGAGCAGCGGCTGcagcaacagagagagatgatgttCCGACAGATCGCCCAGGAGATGACA AGCAAGAAGCAGTATTACGACGGTGAGCTGGAGCGGGTAGAAAAGCAGTATGTTCAGCAGAGCAGCCGCATGGAGACAGAGCACACAGCCAGGCTCAGAGAGGACGCACGCAGACTCAAGAGCCAGCAGGAGCGAGAGCTGAACCGCAAGGCTGCTGTACTGAAGGCTCAACCCAGAGAA GAAGCGCGTTActtgcagaagcagcagcaggagctcAATGAGACGCTCCAGAAAGGAGTCCAGGAACACAAGAGGAAGGTGGCCTCTATGGAGTGGGATATCACTGTCAAGACCCAGCAGCTTAAGAGAg CCCGGGAATCAGTAATTTGGGAGATGGAGCAACGTCATCTGCAGGAGAAGTACCATCTCTTCAAGCAGCAGGtgaaggagcagtattcactgcAAAGACAACAGCTTACCAAGAGGCACAGCAAA GATACAGATAGGGCGTCCCAGTTCCATCGGGCATTGCTGGATGAGCAGAGGGCCCAACAGGCCCAGGAGAGGACCCAGCTCCAGCGAGCCCAGCGCACCGAGGCCAAGGCCAGGCTGGCCCACTTCAAGCAAGAGTTGAAGACACTGGGCCTGAGTGGGCAAGAGCACAGGCAGCGCCTCACACTG tttaTGTCGGAGGAGGAGGGCATTCAGCGAGCTGAGAGGCAGAGTTTGCAGCAGGTCCATGAGGGCCAGCTGAGGGAGGTGCAGGAGCAGTGTGACGGCAATATGACTGAACTCCAGGAGCTGcag aatgAGAAACTGCAGCTGTTAGTTGATATGGAGAAGAAGAAGATTCGGAGACTGGAGGATGAACACACTCTAGAGCTGAACGAGTGGAAAGACAAGCTGGCCTGCAGGAAAGAG gTGTTGGAGGAAGACCTGGCTCGccggaggagagagaaggagggagcgaAGAGACGGGGGAGTGAGCCTGAGTCCCGGTTTGCACCTCGACGCTCACGATTCTTCTCAAGCCTCAACTTCTCTTAA
- the si:dkey-81j8.6 gene encoding serine/threonine-protein kinase 10 isoform X1, with protein MASLLMRIFRLGPEKKRVKHYENLRRDVDPRETWDTQGELGDGAFGKVYKAQNHTTGALTAAKVMEVRNEEQLDDYITEIDILAACRHNNILGLLDAIFFEGWLWILVEFCPGGALDDIMLELERGLSEQQISEVCCQTLQALCYLHQHHIIHRDLKAGNILLTMEGHVKLADFGVSAKNIHTLQKRATFIGTPYWMAPEVIQCETSKENPYGPKADVWSLGVTLIEAAEMEPPHHSLNPMRVLLKITKSPPPTLSNPRLWSSHFQDFLRRALQKNPEARWGAQQLLAHPFPCAGRDGRALKELIAEAKAEVMEETASLIDHGGSLDEDTIVGSDGGTAQSEKGQEEETMQVPEKPQEGPSIIQAGMSPPPPPPNPDPVSSSTPVKDGGTAGTRVETPNTDRARKLARRLSVWEPGTFLSFLTTGSRRCKSGLWGDTLSNPANQTQQNKEDSPTGQSEEQEVTHPAGERDAGDAEKDLCENVGRGSLEGGITQPIPETNDTGDDAEEKVEGQKKEKDEISNDCEAQDLDLEVVSSSEQEIVGIHTDMNQNSTNDSVGDALDSDNKQPITEAQCSVKEIGILKSETNNDTKHRVEEAPRQLVHKQSPLVIALSLEMPRPSTKERGETQHSVLDFLDLSTHNHFKLATSGKAEEETKQSKDEMTEGTKEEIQKERGEEEQEQDKDEKILEENELHAKRDEEAEHEGSMVEERDKMQINKEGIQDKTYVEEEQEVKVELKTSKGETSNCPDIEKTPDKGMDLKEHEASPEMEDGESKSDIEETVQSEQTGEIQTETEKQRSESTMEVETSEKEKSLRADTEDKILDIKVTECENVERAEDRTVGKDEQSKEEDLGLESDDIVIIQAQESNMIIKQEPKEERNKQEDSKGEEKMTDPPTGEPMMRVNLTLESNSGREEGGKEEGGKKLEEGGKEEEAGQTQLNILTEQSSTRSQGTTTDTVHLNSASNGNWHQVTDNKPKMAAIDDQADMTEKDNSTMTVSTMSRPVEELIHNRKTVKRTRKFMVDGREVSVTTSKVLKETDGKERRMRSARRQELQALKLLQREEQREYSQMEQRLQQQREMMFRQIAQEMTSKKQYYDGELERVEKQYVQQSSRMETEHTARLREDARRLKSQQERELNRKAAVLKAQPREVHRFARKHTHAQHAHTHTHTYTPTHTQRALGISCFLLCSSQEARYLQKQQQELNETLQKGVQEHKRKVASMEWDITVKTQQLKRARESVIWEMEQRHLQEKYHLFKQQVKEQYSLQRQQLTKRHSKDTDRASQFHRALLDEQRAQQAQERTQLQRAQRTEAKARLAHFKQELKTLGLSGQEHRQRLTLFMSEEEGIQRAERQSLQQVHEGQLREVQEQCDGNMTELQELQNEKLQLLVDMEKKKIRRLEDEHTLELNEWKDKLACRKEVLEEDLARRRREKEGAKRRGSEPESRFAPRRSRFFSSLNFS; from the exons ATGGCATCCCTTCTGATGCGTATCTTTCGTTTGGGCCCGGAGAAGAAGAGGGTGAAGCATTATGAGAACCTCCGGAGAGACGTGGACCCTCGAGAGACCTGGGACACCCAGGGGGAGCTGGGAGACGGGGCCTTTGGGAAGGTCTACAAG GCCCAGAACCACACCACTGGGGCCCTGACTGCTGCTAAAGTGATGGAGGTACGCAACGAGGAGCAGCTTGACGACTATATCACCGAGATCGACATCCTGGCAGCCTGCCGCCATAACAACATCCTTGGGTTGTTGGACGCCATCTTCTTTGAGGGTTGGCTGTGG ATCCTGGTTGAGTTCTGCCCAGGGGGGGCCTTGGATGACATCATGTTAG AGCTGGAGCGGGGCCTGTCTGAGCAGCAGATCAGTGAGGTATGCTGTCAGACCCTGCAGGCTCTGTGCTACCTCCACCAGCACCACATCATCCATAGAGACCTGAAGGCAGGCAACATCCTCCTCACCATGGAGGGACACGTCAAACTGG CCGACTTCGGAGTGTCTGCCAAAAACATACACACCCTCCAGAAAAGAGCCACTTTCATTGGAACCCCTTACTG GATGGCTCCAGAGGTGATCCAGTGTGAGACCTCCAAGGAGAACCCGTATGGCCCCAAGGCGGATGTCTGGTCCCTGGGCGTGACGCTGATCGAGGCTGCAGAGATGGAGCCCCCTCACCACTCACTCAACCCTATGAGGGTCCTGCTCAAGATCACCAAGtcccccccacccaccctcaGCAACCCACGCCTCTG GTCCTCCCATTTCCAGGACTTCCTGCGGAGAGCGCTGCAGAAGAACCCTGAGGCCCGGTGGGGAGCCCAGCAGCTCCTGGCACACCCCTTCCCCTGCGCTGGACGGGATGGTCGAGCCCTGAAGGAACTCATCGCCGAGGCCAAGGCTGAGGTGATGGAGGAGACAGCG TCCCTGATCGACCATGGGGGCTCTCTAGACGAGGACACGATTGTGGGGTCGGATGGAGGGACTGCCCAGTCTGAGAAGGGGCAGGAAGAAGAGACAATGCAGGTACCAGAGAAACCTCAGGAGGGCCCATCTATCATACAGGCTGGTATGagtccaccaccacctccacccaaccctgacccagtctcttcctccaccCCAGTGAAAGATGGGGGCACCGCTGGGACCAGGGTGGAGACTCCCAACACGGACAGGGCCAGAAAGTTGGCCAGGCGTCTGTCGGTCTGGGAGCCAGggacctttctctcctttctgacCACCGGGTCTCGGCGCTGCAAGTCCGGTCTCTGGGGAGACACACTCTCAAATCCAGCCAATCAGACCCAACAGAACAAGGAGGACAGtcccactggccaatcagaagaGCAGGAAGTGACACatccagcaggagagagagatgcaggggatGCGGAGAAGGATCTGTGTGAGAATGTTGGGAGGGGCAGCTTGGAGGGAGGGATCACTCAACCCATCCCTGAAACAAATGACACAGGAGATGATGCAGAAGAAAAGGTTGAGGGGCAGAAAAAAGAGAAGGATGAAATTTCAAATGACTGTGAGGCCCAAGACCTTGACCTGGAAGTGGTTTCTTCTTCTGAACAGGAAATAGTAGGCATCCACACTGATATGAACCAAAACAGTACCAATGACTCTGTTGGTGATGCACTTGACTCAGACAATAAACAACCAATTACTGAGGCTCAATGTTCAGTTAAGGAAATTGGTATCCTTAAATCAGAAACAAATAATGATACTAAGCATAGGGTAGAAGAAGCTCCTCGCCAGTTAGTGCACAAACAAAGTCCACTGGTTATAGCCTTGTCTTTGGAAATGCCCCGCCCATCcacaaaagagagaggagaaacccAGCACTCAGTGCTAGACTTTCTGGATCTCTCCACTCATAACCACTTCAAGCTGGCCACCAGTGGGAAAGCTGAGGAAGAGACAAAACAGAGCAAAGACGAGATGACGGAAGGGACCAAGGAGGAAATacaaaaggagaggggagaggaggagcaggagcaggacaagGATGAGAAGATTTTAGAAGAGAACGAACTACATGCTAAGAGAGATGAAGAGGCAGAGCACGAGGGGAGTATGGTAGAAGAAAGGGATAAGATGCAGATAAATAAAGAAGGAATACAAGACAAGACATATGTAGAAGAAGAACAGGAGGTCAAGGTGGAGTTAAAGACAAGCAAGGGAGAGACAAGCAACTGTCCAGACATTGAGAAAACTCCAGACAAAGGAATGGACTTAAAAGAACATGAAGCAAGTCCTGAAATGGAGGACGGAGAATCTAAGAGTGATATTGAAGAGACTGTACAATCAGAACAAACAGGAGAAATACAGACTGAAACAGAGAAGCAAAGAAGTGAATCAACAATGGAAGTTGAGACCAGTGAGAAGGAGAAGAGTTTGAGGGCAGACACAGAAGATAAAATCCTTGATATCAAAGTGACTGAATGTGAAAatgtagagagagcagaggacagaACAGTGGGAAAAGATGAACAGAGTAAAGAGGAGGACCTTGGATTAGAAAGTGATGACATTGTGATTATCCAAGCACAAGAATCCAATATGATCATAAAGCAGGAACCGAAAGAAGAGAGAAACAAACAAGAAGACAGtaagggagaagagaagatgacTGACCCCCCAACTGGAGAACCTATGATGAGGGTAAACTTGACCTTGGAGTCAAAtagtgggagggaggaaggagggaaagaggaaggagggaagaagCTGGAGGAAGGAGgtaaggaggaggaggcaggtcaGACCCAATTAAACATATTGACCGAACAGAGCTCAACTAGATCTCAGGGAACAACTACAGACACAGTACACCTGAACTCAGCATCAAATGGAAACTGGCACCAAGTGACAGACAATAAACCCAAGATGGCTGCCATTGATGACCAAGCTGACATGACAGAGAAAGACAACTCAACAATGACAGTCTCAACAATGTCAAGACCTGTAGAG GAGTTGATCCATAACAGGAAGACGGTCAAAAGGACCCGGAAGTTCATGGTGGACGGCCGAGAGGTCAGCGTCACCACGTCAAAGGTCCTGAAAGAGACCGATGGGAAAGAGCGGCGCATGCGGTCTGCCAG GCGCCAGGAGCTGCAGGCTTTAAAGCTCCTtcagagggaggagcagagagagtacTCCCAGATGGAGCAGCGGCTGcagcaacagagagagatgatgttCCGACAGATCGCCCAGGAGATGACA AGCAAGAAGCAGTATTACGACGGTGAGCTGGAGCGGGTAGAAAAGCAGTATGTTCAGCAGAGCAGCCGCATGGAGACAGAGCACACAGCCAGGCTCAGAGAGGACGCACGCAGACTCAAGAGCCAGCAGGAGCGAGAGCTGAACCGCAAGGCTGCTGTACTGAAGGCTCAACCCAGAGAAGTACACCGATTcgcacgcaaacacacgcacgcacaacatgcacacacacacacacacacttacacaccaacacacacacagagagccctTGGTATATCTTGTTTCCTCTTGTGTTCATCCCAGGAAGCGCGTTActtgcagaagcagcagcaggagctcAATGAGACGCTCCAGAAAGGAGTCCAGGAACACAAGAGGAAGGTGGCCTCTATGGAGTGGGATATCACTGTCAAGACCCAGCAGCTTAAGAGAg CCCGGGAATCAGTAATTTGGGAGATGGAGCAACGTCATCTGCAGGAGAAGTACCATCTCTTCAAGCAGCAGGtgaaggagcagtattcactgcAAAGACAACAGCTTACCAAGAGGCACAGCAAA GATACAGATAGGGCGTCCCAGTTCCATCGGGCATTGCTGGATGAGCAGAGGGCCCAACAGGCCCAGGAGAGGACCCAGCTCCAGCGAGCCCAGCGCACCGAGGCCAAGGCCAGGCTGGCCCACTTCAAGCAAGAGTTGAAGACACTGGGCCTGAGTGGGCAAGAGCACAGGCAGCGCCTCACACTG tttaTGTCGGAGGAGGAGGGCATTCAGCGAGCTGAGAGGCAGAGTTTGCAGCAGGTCCATGAGGGCCAGCTGAGGGAGGTGCAGGAGCAGTGTGACGGCAATATGACTGAACTCCAGGAGCTGcag aatgAGAAACTGCAGCTGTTAGTTGATATGGAGAAGAAGAAGATTCGGAGACTGGAGGATGAACACACTCTAGAGCTGAACGAGTGGAAAGACAAGCTGGCCTGCAGGAAAGAG gTGTTGGAGGAAGACCTGGCTCGccggaggagagagaaggagggagcgaAGAGACGGGGGAGTGAGCCTGAGTCCCGGTTTGCACCTCGACGCTCACGATTCTTCTCAAGCCTCAACTTCTCTTAA